In Aquimarina spinulae, a single window of DNA contains:
- a CDS encoding DUF4270 domain-containing protein: MKLKNILIRITAIVAVVFTFLSCNDDFDSVGSEVVGGVNFEDKQYSIEPIAYSKKFERVRTNSLPIDQRGTAHSNLLGVYNDPIYGQSVYSILSQIEPSKFDPTFGTKAVLDSVVFSLPYFSTATSTASVQIGNVTETATTYRLDSIYGNQPVKLSLYKSNYFLRDFDPESNERQVYYSDDVETNFGAEVEQTLLYTNNSFVPSAKEIITTTETVTNGETTTKRERLTPRLRVELPDEAKTLFSTLFLDKVGSPELSSVNNFRNYFRGIYIKVEPVNNNGNLIYLNTRNAQITLYYSFEETANEVTTIKQDKLDLNFTNTFINSINTTLDPTIAEELKEENQDMVNGEDNLYLKGGDGSYAVIDLFGGNVTNENGEEENELSFLKRQDWLINDASLKFYIDQDKVTGGDTEPERIFIFNIETGGVLLDYFLDGSANADTPLTSVISHLGRISRDSDKNGEFYRIRMTQHILNILKGEIENTKLGLSVSQNVNILTNAIGDTPTTKNEMIPSSSIVSHEGTVLYGNGVNVPESKRLKLDIFYTSSKEN; the protein is encoded by the coding sequence ATGAAATTGAAGAATATTTTAATTAGAATAACGGCTATAGTAGCTGTTGTTTTTACCTTTTTGTCTTGTAACGATGATTTTGATTCTGTTGGTAGTGAGGTTGTTGGAGGTGTTAATTTTGAAGACAAGCAGTACTCTATAGAGCCGATAGCATATAGTAAAAAATTCGAAAGAGTACGTACAAATAGTTTGCCAATTGATCAACGAGGAACTGCTCATTCTAATTTGTTAGGAGTCTATAATGATCCTATATATGGACAATCAGTATATAGTATTTTATCCCAGATTGAACCTTCAAAATTTGATCCAACTTTCGGGACTAAAGCAGTATTAGACAGTGTTGTTTTTAGTTTGCCATATTTTAGTACCGCGACAAGCACAGCATCGGTTCAAATAGGTAATGTTACCGAGACAGCAACTACTTATAGATTGGATTCAATTTATGGAAACCAACCTGTTAAACTCTCGTTGTATAAATCTAATTACTTTTTAAGAGATTTTGATCCAGAATCTAATGAAAGACAAGTCTATTATTCTGATGATGTCGAAACTAATTTTGGTGCAGAAGTAGAACAAACATTGCTTTATACTAATAATAGTTTTGTTCCTTCTGCTAAAGAAATTATTACAACAACCGAAACGGTTACCAATGGGGAGACTACAACCAAAAGAGAGCGGTTAACTCCTAGGTTAAGAGTTGAACTTCCAGATGAGGCAAAAACCCTGTTTTCAACGTTGTTTCTGGATAAAGTAGGTAGTCCAGAACTTAGCAGTGTAAATAATTTTAGAAATTATTTTAGAGGAATTTATATTAAGGTAGAACCTGTTAATAATAACGGAAATCTAATATACCTTAATACAAGAAATGCTCAGATAACCCTTTATTACAGTTTTGAAGAAACCGCAAATGAGGTTACTACAATTAAACAAGATAAACTGGATTTAAATTTTACTAATACTTTTATAAATTCTATAAATACTACCTTAGATCCAACCATTGCTGAAGAGCTAAAAGAAGAGAACCAGGATATGGTAAATGGAGAAGATAATTTGTATCTAAAAGGTGGTGATGGTTCATATGCAGTAATCGATTTATTTGGAGGCAATGTTACTAATGAAAATGGCGAAGAAGAAAATGAACTTAGTTTCTTAAAAAGGCAAGATTGGTTAATTAACGATGCAAGTTTAAAATTCTATATAGACCAGGATAAAGTAACGGGAGGAGATACAGAACCCGAAAGAATCTTTATATTTAATATTGAGACAGGAGGAGTTCTTCTCGATTATTTTTTGGATGGAAGTGCTAATGCAGATACTCCCTTGACTTCTGTTATTAGCCATTTGGGAAGAATCAGTCGTGATTCTGATAAGAACGGAGAATTTTATAGAATAAGAATGACACAACATATCCTAAACATTTTAAAAGGTGAAATTGAAAATACTAAACTAGGATTATCAGTGTCTCAAAACGTAAACATATTAACAAACGCAATAGGCGATACCCCTACAACTAAAAATGAGATGATTCCCTCCTCATCAATAGTTTCCCATGAAGGGACAGTGCTCTATGGAAATGGAGTAAATGTTCCTGAATCAAAACGTTTAAAACTTGATATTTTTTATACATCATCAAAGGAAAACTAA
- a CDS encoding glycogen/starch synthase, translating to MKDKRILYVSSEVIPYLPETEISSMSFEAPRMVNNKGGQIRIFMPRYGNINERRHQLHEVIRLSGMNLVINDLDMPLIIKVASIPKERMQVYFIDNEDYFKRKATLTDEEGKLFPDNDERAIFFAKGVIETVKKLNWSPDVIHVHGWLASLLPLYLKNYYANEPLFGQSKIVTSVYNNGYDGILDKNMLEKVKFDGIDEEKISDLAQPTYSNLMKVAVDNSDAIIVGSEEIPSELVEHLKTIDQPVLEYKKPDEFADAYENFYQTEVLV from the coding sequence ATGAAAGATAAGAGGATATTGTATGTATCATCAGAAGTAATACCTTACCTGCCAGAGACTGAAATCTCATCTATGTCTTTTGAAGCACCAAGAATGGTAAATAATAAAGGGGGGCAAATAAGAATTTTTATGCCTAGATATGGCAATATCAATGAGAGGAGGCATCAGTTGCACGAAGTAATTCGGCTTTCGGGTATGAATTTAGTGATTAATGACCTGGATATGCCCCTTATTATTAAAGTTGCTTCGATTCCAAAAGAACGAATGCAAGTTTATTTTATCGATAATGAGGATTATTTTAAAAGAAAAGCAACGTTAACTGATGAAGAAGGAAAATTATTTCCAGATAATGATGAGCGAGCAATCTTTTTTGCCAAAGGAGTGATTGAAACAGTTAAGAAATTAAACTGGTCACCAGATGTGATTCATGTGCATGGATGGTTAGCTTCTCTTTTACCATTATACTTAAAGAATTATTATGCTAATGAACCTCTTTTTGGTCAAAGTAAAATTGTTACTTCTGTATATAATAATGGTTATGACGGGATATTGGATAAGAATATGTTGGAAAAAGTAAAGTTTGACGGAATAGATGAAGAAAAAATAAGTGATTTAGCTCAACCAACATATAGTAACCTTATGAAGGTGGCTGTTGATAATTCTGATGCTATTATTGTGGGGTCCGAAGAAATTCCATCTGAGCTTGTAGAACATTTAAAAACAATAGACCAACCAGTTTTAGAATATAAAAAACCAGATGAATTTGCTGATGCCTATGAAAACTTCTATCAGACAGAGGTATTGGTGTAA
- the panC gene encoding pantoate--beta-alanine ligase, whose amino-acid sequence MRVHGKRRDILDDVAAFNKQNKTIGFVPTMGALHKGHLALIERALKENQKVVVSIFVNPTQFNTTEDLVNYPRTLDSDIELLSELSKEIIVFAPTPKEVYGDEMLSINYDFGGLENEMEGKYRPGHFDGVGTVLKHFFTIVNPDKAYFGEKDFQQLQIVKKLVEIEKMSVQIIGCPIYREESGLALSSRNKRLNQKQLSESPLIYSTLKQVKKDFGTKSVHTLNKWVSEQFKNNDELKLEYFEIAKVPDLKSIKRKQKDTKYRAFIAVFAGEIRLIDNIALN is encoded by the coding sequence ATGCGGGTACACGGAAAAAGACGAGATATACTAGACGATGTTGCAGCTTTTAATAAGCAGAACAAAACTATTGGTTTTGTTCCCACAATGGGAGCATTGCATAAGGGTCATCTTGCACTAATAGAAAGAGCTCTCAAGGAAAATCAAAAAGTTGTAGTTAGTATTTTTGTAAACCCTACACAGTTTAATACTACCGAAGATTTAGTTAATTATCCTCGAACTTTGGATTCTGATATTGAGCTTTTATCAGAATTATCTAAAGAAATAATTGTATTTGCTCCTACACCAAAAGAGGTGTACGGAGATGAAATGTTATCGATTAATTATGATTTTGGGGGGTTAGAAAATGAAATGGAGGGCAAATACAGGCCTGGTCATTTTGATGGAGTCGGGACAGTCTTAAAACATTTCTTTACTATTGTTAATCCAGATAAAGCCTACTTTGGCGAAAAAGATTTTCAACAACTTCAAATTGTTAAAAAATTAGTTGAAATTGAAAAAATGTCAGTTCAAATTATTGGTTGCCCTATCTATAGAGAAGAAAGTGGATTAGCTTTAAGCTCTCGAAACAAAAGACTTAATCAGAAACAACTTAGTGAATCTCCTTTGATTTATTCGACTCTGAAGCAGGTAAAAAAAGACTTTGGCACAAAAAGTGTTCATACCTTAAACAAATGGGTGTCAGAACAATTCAAAAACAATGATGAGTTAAAATTAGAATACTTTGAAATTGCAAAGGTACCTGACTTAAAGTCCATTAAACGAAAACAAAAAGATACCAAATACAGAGCTTTTATAGCTGTATTTGCAGGAGAAATAAGACTCATTGATAACATTGCCCTAAATTAA
- the panD gene encoding aspartate 1-decarboxylase, whose product MFVHVVKSKIHRVKVTGADLNYIGSITIDQDLMDAANIVEGEKVQIVNNNNGERLETYAIPGPRNSGEITLNGAAARKVAKGDVLILITYAMMDIEEAKNFKPRLLFPNEENNLLK is encoded by the coding sequence ATGTTTGTACACGTAGTAAAATCAAAAATTCATCGCGTTAAGGTGACTGGTGCCGATCTTAATTATATCGGTAGTATAACAATAGATCAAGATCTAATGGATGCTGCTAATATTGTTGAAGGAGAAAAGGTACAGATTGTAAATAATAATAATGGAGAGCGTTTAGAAACTTACGCTATCCCAGGACCCAGAAACAGTGGTGAAATTACATTAAATGGTGCTGCTGCTCGAAAAGTAGCAAAAGGAGACGTATTAATACTAATCACCTATGCCATGATGGATATTGAAGAAGCTAAAAACTTCAAACCAAGACTTCTTTTCCCAAACGAGGAAAATAATTTATTAAAATAA
- a CDS encoding lysylphosphatidylglycerol synthase transmembrane domain-containing protein, producing the protein MNPKLIKFLKIILPLALGVFLIWYSITSATPEERQKTLQYITQADPKWIILSVILGIISHLSRAYRWKFLLEPLGYPIKLSNSFMAVMVGYLANLGIPRSGEILRGGTISTYEGVPFKKAFGTIISERVIDLLMLLLVIGITLLFQSELLLSYLEEKIASPFITLAILLGLILFGIMFLKIIKTSSNPILIKLRNFGNGLLEGVKSISKIRQKRAFVFHTFLIWTLYVVMFYVIKFTVPETASLSIGPILATFVAGSFAMSTTNGGIGAFPIAIAAILLLFDIEKPAGEAFGWILWTSQTAINIVIGALSFLFLPILNREQ; encoded by the coding sequence GTGAACCCTAAACTTATAAAGTTTCTTAAAATTATACTCCCTTTAGCATTGGGAGTTTTTTTAATTTGGTATTCCATCACTTCGGCAACCCCAGAAGAAAGACAAAAAACGCTTCAGTATATTACGCAAGCAGATCCCAAATGGATTATTCTTTCTGTAATTTTGGGAATTATCTCCCATCTCTCAAGAGCATACCGGTGGAAATTTTTATTAGAACCTTTGGGGTATCCAATCAAACTATCCAATAGTTTTATGGCTGTTATGGTGGGATATCTTGCAAATCTGGGAATCCCAAGATCTGGAGAAATTCTACGTGGTGGTACGATATCAACGTATGAAGGTGTTCCTTTTAAAAAAGCTTTCGGAACCATTATCTCAGAACGAGTTATTGATTTGCTTATGCTTTTATTAGTGATAGGCATCACACTACTTTTTCAATCAGAACTTCTTTTATCGTACTTAGAAGAAAAAATTGCAAGCCCTTTTATTACTCTTGCTATTTTACTTGGACTAATACTTTTCGGAATAATGTTCCTTAAAATCATAAAAACTTCTAGCAATCCAATACTTATTAAATTGCGAAATTTTGGAAATGGTCTTCTAGAAGGAGTAAAAAGCATTTCTAAGATAAGGCAAAAAAGAGCTTTTGTGTTTCATACTTTTCTTATATGGACACTTTATGTCGTGATGTTTTATGTTATTAAATTTACGGTTCCCGAAACTGCTTCTTTATCTATAGGCCCCATATTGGCCACCTTTGTAGCGGGATCATTTGCTATGTCTACTACTAATGGAGGTATTGGTGCATTTCCTATCGCTATTGCTGCAATTTTATTACTTTTTGATATCGAAAAACCAGCAGGAGAAGCTTTTGGCTGGATATTATGGACCTCACAGACCGCAATAAATATAGTCATTGGGGCGTTATCCTTTTTGTTTCTCCCTATTTTAAATAGAGAACAATAA
- a CDS encoding alpha/beta hydrolase, protein MKKSVTLIIACIFVVSSYGQTIYESFRSIKLDQSRELKIQLPRNYKKNEDKIYPLIIVLDGDYLFEPVAGNVDYFSYWEDMPESIVVGVNQRKTREDDCRYDTAEFLPTLKGAEFYEFIGQELVPYLNENYRTAQLKIIVGHDYTANFINYFLFKDNPIFQGYVCISPELGPPMGDRISSKLETSSDIWYYLATATNDADNIKKNLIALDEKLSVIENPEMSYFFDNFEESSHYTLVGKAIPNALEGIFEMYRPISKKTYKEVLLTLETSPYDYLVDMYKTTEKLYGIKRKIRINDFIAVSTALEKKENWSELEPLGKLAIKEHSDLMLGHYYLGMFYEQTGEPKKAMRAYESGFQLSEVAFLTKDYMLDKVNKIKEDFGW, encoded by the coding sequence ATGAAAAAAAGTGTGACTCTTATTATAGCTTGTATTTTTGTTGTTTCCAGCTATGGACAAACAATATATGAGTCTTTCAGATCTATCAAATTAGACCAAAGTAGAGAGTTAAAAATTCAGCTTCCGCGTAATTATAAGAAAAATGAAGACAAAATATATCCCTTGATTATTGTTCTTGATGGGGATTACTTATTCGAACCCGTTGCCGGAAATGTGGATTATTTTTCCTATTGGGAAGATATGCCAGAATCAATCGTTGTTGGTGTTAATCAAAGAAAAACCAGAGAAGATGATTGCAGATATGATACCGCAGAGTTTTTACCCACTCTAAAAGGAGCAGAATTTTATGAATTTATAGGACAAGAGCTTGTTCCTTACCTAAATGAAAATTATCGTACCGCACAACTTAAAATTATTGTTGGGCATGATTATACTGCTAATTTTATAAATTACTTTTTGTTTAAAGACAATCCTATTTTTCAGGGATATGTATGTATTAGCCCAGAATTAGGGCCACCAATGGGGGATCGAATTTCGAGCAAATTAGAGACTTCATCCGACATTTGGTATTACCTGGCTACTGCAACTAATGATGCCGATAATATCAAAAAGAACCTCATTGCATTAGATGAGAAACTCTCTGTAATAGAAAATCCTGAAATGAGCTATTTCTTTGATAACTTTGAAGAATCTTCTCATTATACTTTGGTTGGAAAAGCTATTCCTAATGCTCTCGAAGGTATTTTTGAAATGTATCGCCCGATAAGCAAGAAAACATATAAAGAAGTTCTTCTTACACTAGAAACTTCGCCCTATGACTATCTTGTAGATATGTATAAAACTACAGAAAAACTGTATGGTATTAAACGTAAAATAAGAATTAACGATTTTATTGCTGTATCTACTGCTCTCGAAAAAAAGGAAAACTGGTCAGAATTAGAACCTTTAGGTAAGCTAGCTATAAAAGAGCATTCTGATTTAATGCTGGGGCATTATTATTTAGGTATGTTCTATGAACAAACAGGAGAACCCAAAAAAGCTATGAGAGCTTATGAAAGTGGTTTTCAACTCTCTGAAGTTGCTTTCTTAACCAAAGATTATATGCTGGATAAGGTTAACAAAATTAAAGAAGATTTTGGTTGGTAA
- the radA gene encoding DNA repair protein RadA: MAKTKTVFFCQNCGAQYSKWQGQCTSCKEWNTIAEEIVQKASTSDWKSATSSPKTNRTAKPLRISEIDTSQEARYNTDDAELNRVLGGGLVPGSLTLLGGEPGIGKSTLLLQISLKLPYKTLYVSGEESQQQIKMRAERIHSKTDNCLVLTETKTQNIFKQIEETQPDIVIIDSIQTLHSDYIESSAGSISQIRECTTELIKFAKETATPVVLIGHITKDGNIAGPKILEHMVDTVLQFEGDRNHVYRILRALKNRFGSTSELGIYEMQGSGLREVTNPSEILISKKEEELSGTAIASTVEGMRPLMIEVQALVSTAVYGTPQRSATGYNLKRLNMILAVLEKRAGFRLGAKDVFLNITGGISVDDPAIDLAVVAAILSSSEDIPIPKDFCFAAEVGLAGEIRPVTKVEQRIQEAEKLGFSTIFVSKYNKISLKNTQIQIQMVTKIEDVVEFLFG, translated from the coding sequence ATGGCTAAGACCAAAACTGTTTTTTTCTGTCAGAATTGTGGAGCACAATACTCTAAATGGCAAGGACAATGTACATCCTGTAAAGAGTGGAATACTATTGCCGAAGAAATCGTTCAAAAAGCTTCGACCAGTGATTGGAAAAGTGCTACATCTAGTCCTAAAACAAATAGAACAGCCAAGCCCTTACGAATTTCAGAAATTGACACTAGCCAGGAAGCTCGTTATAATACAGATGACGCCGAATTAAATCGTGTACTTGGAGGAGGGTTGGTGCCTGGTTCTTTAACACTACTGGGAGGCGAACCAGGAATAGGAAAAAGTACATTGCTACTACAAATTAGTCTTAAATTACCATATAAAACATTATATGTTTCTGGAGAAGAAAGTCAGCAGCAAATCAAGATGCGTGCAGAACGTATTCATTCTAAAACAGATAATTGCTTAGTGCTTACCGAAACCAAGACTCAAAATATCTTTAAGCAGATTGAGGAAACTCAACCCGATATTGTTATTATAGATTCTATCCAAACCTTGCACAGTGATTATATAGAAAGTAGTGCAGGAAGTATTTCTCAGATCAGAGAATGCACTACAGAATTAATCAAGTTTGCCAAAGAAACGGCAACGCCTGTAGTATTAATTGGCCATATCACAAAAGATGGTAATATCGCCGGTCCAAAAATTCTGGAGCATATGGTTGATACCGTACTACAGTTTGAAGGAGATCGAAACCATGTATACAGAATTTTACGTGCTTTAAAAAATAGATTTGGATCTACTTCTGAATTAGGGATTTATGAAATGCAGGGAAGCGGTCTACGAGAAGTTACTAATCCCAGCGAGATTTTAATTTCTAAAAAAGAAGAAGAATTAAGTGGTACCGCTATAGCTTCTACTGTAGAAGGTATGCGACCACTCATGATAGAAGTACAAGCTTTGGTGAGTACTGCAGTATATGGGACCCCGCAACGCAGTGCAACAGGATACAACCTTAAACGTCTTAATATGATCCTGGCAGTTTTAGAGAAACGTGCTGGTTTTAGGTTGGGAGCCAAAGATGTATTCCTTAATATCACAGGAGGCATCTCTGTAGATGACCCTGCAATTGATCTGGCAGTAGTTGCTGCCATATTATCCTCAAGTGAGGACATTCCTATACCCAAAGACTTTTGCTTTGCTGCAGAGGTTGGCCTGGCAGGAGAAATACGCCCGGTAACCAAAGTAGAACAACGTATACAAGAAGCAGAGAAACTAGGTTTCTCTACTATCTTTGTTTCTAAATACAATAAAATATCCTTGAAAAATACTCAAATTCAAATTCAGATGGTTACCAAAATCGAAGATGTAGTTGAGTTTTTATTTGGTTAA
- a CDS encoding aldo/keto reductase, giving the protein MKYTTLPGTDIRVSKICLGSMTWGEQNTEEEGHQQLDYAIDKGVNFIDTAELYSVPANKETQGSTERIIGTWLKKTNKRDEVVIATKIVGPRDFVNHIRTGGFTKAEFTDAIHKSLQRLQTDYIDLYQLHWPERNTNFFGVRGYAHDEAERWEDNFGEVLSYLQDFVVAGKIRQIGLSNETPYGVMRYAEEARKGAPKMITVQNPYNLLNRKDEVGLTEVLHRENIGHLPYSPLGFGQLTGKYLEETPKNARVTLFPQFARYHNEKSFEATRAYNEIAKKHGISLTQMALAFINDRPFVTSNIIGATSLDQLKENIGSIDITLSDAILDEIEAVHENNPNPAP; this is encoded by the coding sequence ATGAAGTACACTACATTACCTGGTACAGATATACGAGTAAGTAAAATATGCCTGGGAAGCATGACCTGGGGAGAGCAAAATACCGAAGAAGAAGGGCATCAACAGTTAGACTACGCCATCGATAAAGGAGTTAATTTTATTGATACGGCAGAGTTATATTCTGTGCCGGCAAATAAGGAAACCCAAGGAAGTACAGAAAGAATTATCGGGACATGGTTAAAAAAAACAAATAAACGGGATGAGGTAGTTATTGCTACCAAAATTGTAGGCCCCAGAGATTTTGTTAATCATATTCGTACAGGAGGTTTTACAAAGGCAGAATTTACTGATGCGATACATAAAAGCTTACAGCGCTTACAAACTGATTATATTGATCTGTATCAATTGCATTGGCCAGAACGAAACACCAATTTCTTTGGAGTTAGAGGATATGCACATGACGAAGCAGAGCGATGGGAGGATAATTTTGGTGAAGTATTAAGTTACCTTCAGGATTTTGTTGTGGCAGGAAAGATAAGACAAATAGGTCTTTCTAATGAAACACCTTATGGGGTAATGCGCTATGCTGAAGAAGCTCGAAAAGGAGCACCAAAAATGATTACAGTTCAAAATCCATATAATTTATTAAACCGAAAAGATGAGGTAGGTCTTACCGAAGTTTTACATCGTGAAAATATTGGGCATTTACCCTATTCTCCTCTTGGTTTTGGGCAATTAACAGGAAAATATCTCGAGGAAACCCCAAAAAATGCCAGAGTAACCTTATTTCCGCAATTTGCAAGATATCATAACGAGAAATCGTTTGAAGCAACAAGGGCGTATAATGAGATAGCAAAAAAACATGGTATAAGCTTGACTCAAATGGCTTTGGCATTTATAAATGACCGTCCTTTTGTAACTAGTAATATTATTGGTGCTACATCACTGGATCAGTTAAAAGAAAATATTGGTAGTATCGATATCACACTTTCTGATGCAATTTTAGATGAGATTGAGGCAGTACATGAAAATAATCCTAACCCCGCTCCTTAA
- a CDS encoding DUF434 domain-containing protein translates to MTTRNRGREASDDRLFGELPMQEKLKAAAKDMLYLLSHGYAEKSSVQLVGNRYTLNARQQRALRGMSCSEQQIAIRNKNRVTSKMLKGQIIAIDGFNLLIILESALSGAYIFKGLDGYYRDVSGVHGTYKRVQKTEEALLIIGNTLNKLGVSGVHWYFDAPVSNSGRLKTTLRELAEQHDFPWTIDLVNNPDKELASSAHIVVSSDAWILDRAQKNTNLAAYLIDHYIQEANIIYAE, encoded by the coding sequence ATGACTACTCGCAATAGAGGAAGAGAAGCTAGTGATGATCGATTGTTTGGAGAGTTACCGATGCAGGAAAAATTAAAAGCAGCAGCAAAAGATATGTTGTATCTCCTTTCTCACGGTTATGCAGAAAAATCATCTGTACAGTTGGTAGGAAATCGCTATACCCTTAATGCACGACAGCAAAGAGCTTTGCGTGGTATGAGTTGTAGTGAACAACAAATTGCGATTCGTAATAAAAATAGGGTAACGTCAAAAATGTTAAAAGGGCAAATCATAGCGATAGACGGATTTAACTTATTGATTATTCTCGAAAGTGCCTTGTCTGGAGCATATATTTTTAAAGGACTTGATGGATATTATCGCGATGTATCTGGTGTTCATGGCACCTATAAACGAGTTCAAAAAACAGAGGAAGCCCTTCTAATAATAGGAAATACACTTAACAAACTTGGAGTAAGTGGGGTACATTGGTATTTTGATGCTCCGGTTTCTAACAGTGGGCGATTAAAAACAACACTTCGGGAATTAGCAGAACAGCATGATTTTCCCTGGACAATAGATTTGGTTAATAACCCAGATAAGGAATTAGCAAGCTCAGCACATATTGTAGTAAGCTCTGATGCCTGGATATTGGATAGAGCACAAAAAAATACAAACCTGGCCGCTTACCTTATTGATCATTATATCCAGGAGGCGAATATAATATATGCAGAATAA
- a CDS encoding phage repressor protein, with product MNWKIQKLLNGETIVSKEPGNSMLPILKSKQPVILEPVHWEDCEAGDIVFCKVRGNCFTHLVKGKNAKRGLLIGNNRGRLNGWTKNVYGKVIEILPMS from the coding sequence ATGAATTGGAAAATTCAAAAACTATTGAATGGTGAGACTATTGTCTCCAAAGAACCTGGTAATTCTATGTTACCCATCTTAAAATCAAAACAACCTGTAATACTTGAACCCGTACATTGGGAAGATTGCGAAGCAGGAGACATTGTTTTTTGTAAAGTGAGAGGGAACTGTTTTACGCATTTGGTCAAAGGAAAAAATGCTAAACGAGGATTGCTGATCGGTAATAACCGAGGACGCCTTAACGGGTGGACCAAAAATGTATATGGTAAAGTAATAGAGATATTACCAATGTCATAG